A window from Cryptomeria japonica chromosome 1, Sugi_1.0, whole genome shotgun sequence encodes these proteins:
- the LOC131050466 gene encoding ABC transporter G family member 42 isoform X5: protein MGTSVARNVSLRSSSRRNNRGIADAFIRSTEDSVEDDEQNLMWAAIEKLPTYNRLRTSILFQSDTQNGHVDAIVAGKTQIPKEVDVRKLEPMERKMFIEKVLQVTEEDNEKFLKKLRARIDKVGIEIPTIEVRFENLSVQGKCFVGGRALPTLWNSAKNFIEALLGSIGLSPTKKVDLQILKDVTGIIKPSRLTLLLGPPSSGKTTLLLSLANKVAKDLKVKGSITYNGHGLDEFVPQKTSAYISQNDLHVGLMTVRETLDFSARCQGVGSRYELLSEVARREKEGGIFPEPEVDLFMKATAMGGVRSSLQTDYTLKMLGLDNCGDTMIGDQMLRGISGGERKRVTTGEMIVGPTRALFMDEISTGLDTTTAYQIVKCLQQICSHMDATILMSLLQPAPEIYELFDDIILLSEGQIVYHGPREHVLEFFDTCGFQCPERKSPADFLQEVTSAKDQQQYWANKTTPYRFVSVKEFANMFKTFHVGSYLSNELSIPYDKQKNHKAALVLNRHSVPKTEIFKACFEREWLLFKRNSFFYIFKTVQIIFMAVVATTVFLRTRMRQRNEDDGSLYLGALFFSLLVNMFNGAAELSYTLSRLPMFFKQRDLLLFPAWAYTIPTLLLSIPISVVEGFSWVIVTYYGIGFSPEASRFFRQFLILTLVNQMSASLFRLLAAICRTKPVSNSLSNFALLSIFMLGGFVIPREKIPKWWTWGYWSSPMMYGQNALVVNEMLAPRWNKSINGNLILGLEVLKSRQIFQRGYWYWIGAAALLGFILVFNILYTMVLTYINPPGKPQPVLSRESIAKQQGAQYDNMAHKEPQVFSSWAKDKKLEHFSSKDSESNATGKTDLEAAASGSPKQGMILPFKPLTMSFSDVNYFVDMPQEMTQQGVTDKRLQLLQDVTGVFRPGVLTALMGISGAGKTTLMDVLAGRKTSGYIEGDIRISGFPKRQETFARISGYCEQNDIHSPQLTVRESLIFSAFIRLPREVDKMTKLTFVEEIMQLVELDDLRDALVGLPGVTGLSTEQRKRLTIAIELVANPSIIFMDEPTSGLDARAAAIVMRTVRNTVNTGRTVVCTIHQPSIDIFESFDELLLMKRGGQIIFAGTLGQNSHKIIEYFESVPGIPKIKYKCNPATWMLEVSSAASELRLGIDFAEHYKNSCLYESAGKTKH, encoded by the exons ATGGGAACCTCAGTAGCTAGAAATGTAAGCTTGAGAAGTTCCAGTAGAAGGAACAATAGAGGAATTGCAGATGCTTTTATCAGATCAACAGAAGATAGtgtggaggatgatgaacaaaaTCTAATGTGGGCAGCTATTGAGAAGCTGCCTACATATAATAGGCTAAGGACCAGTATCCTGTTTCAGAGTGATACCCAAAATGGTCATGTTGATGCTATAGTAGCAGGCAAAACCCAGATTCCAAAGGAAGTAGATGTTAGAAAGTTGGAACCAATGGAACGAAAAATGTTTATTGAGAAAGTCCTCCAAGTGACCGAAGAAGATAATGAAAAGTTCCTGAAAAAGCTTAGAGCTCGTATTGATAA AGTAGGTATAGAGATTCCAACTATAGAAGTTCGTTTTGAAAATTTATCTGTACAGGGGAAGTGTTTTGTTGGCGGAAGAGCACTCCCTACACTTTGGAACTCTGCCAAGAACTTCATAGAG GCATTGCTCGGATCCATTGGATTGTCACCAACAAAGAAAGTTGACCTTCAGATCCTTAAAGATGTCACTGGTATAATCAAGCCTTCTAG ACTGACTTTATTGTTAGGACCACCAAGCTCTGGGAAGACCACTCTGCTTTTATCTTTGGCTAATAAAGTGGCAAAGGACCTGAAG GTGAAAGGATCTATTACTTACAATGGGCATGGACTGGATGAGTTTGTTCCTCAGAAGACATCTGCATATATAAGTCAGAACGACTTGCATGTAGGATTGATGACTGTTCGTGAAACATTGGATTTCTCTGCAAGATGTCAAGGTGTTGGCAGTAGATATG AGCTGCTGTCTGAAGTTGCtagaagagagaaagaaggtgGAATTTTCCCAGAGCCTGAAGTTGACCTCTTCATGAAG GCAACAGCCATGGGAGGTGTCCGCAGTAGCCTCCAGACTGATTACACTCTCAAG ATGTTGGGTTTAGATAACTGTGGGGATACAATGATCGGAGATCAAATGCTAAGAGGAATTTCAGGTGGAGAAAGAAAGCGTGTTACAACTG GGGAAATGATTGTTGGGCCAACAAGAGCTCTTTTCATGGATGAGATTTCAACCGGACTAGACACAACTACAGCTTACCAAATAGTAAAATGCCTGCAGCAAATCTGTTCCCATATGGATGCAACAATTCTTATGTCTTTGCTCCAACCTGCACCTGAAATATATGAATTGTTTGATGACATTATACTACTTTCAGAGGGACAAATTGTCTATCATGGACCCAGAGAGCATGTACTTGAATTTTTTGACACCTGTGGATTCCAATGCCCTGAGAGGAAGAGCCCAGCAGATTTCTTACAGGAG GTGACTTCAGCGAAAGATCAACAGCAGTATTGGGCTAACAAGACGACACCGTATCGCTTTGTCTCTGTTAAGGAATTTGCAAATATGTTCAAAACTTTTCATGTGGGTTCCTATCTTTCCAATGAATTATCAATACCATACGACAAACAAAAAAACCACAAAGCAGCTTTGGTACTTAATAGACACTCTGTCCCCAAAACAGAGATCTTTAAGGCCTGCTTTGAAAGAGAATGGCTTCTTTTCAAGCGTAATTCCTTCTTCTATATCTTCAAGACTGTACAG attatttttaTGGCAGTAGTAGCAACTACAGTATTCCTGAGAACCCGCATGCGTCAGAGAAATGAGGATGATGGCAGTTTGTATCTTGGAGCTCTGTTTTTTAGTCTCCTTGTCAACATGTTCAATGGAGCTGCAGAACTATCATACACACTAAGCAGGTTACCTATGTTCTTTAAGCAGCGAGACCTTCTCCTATTTCCTGCATGGGCTTATACTATTCCAACCTTATTGTTGAGCATTCCTATCTCAGTTGTGGAGGGATTTTCTTGGGTTATTGTAACTTACTATGGAATAGGATTTTCTCCTGAAGCCAGCAG GTTTTTCAGGCAATTCCTTATACTTACTCTTGTAAATCAGATGTCAGCTTCTCTGTTTCGGTTACTGGCAGCAATTTGCAGGACAAAACCAGTATCCAATAGTTTATCAAATTTTGCCTTGTTATCTATTTTCATGCTTGGAGGCTTTGTTATTCCTCGAG AGAAGATTCCCAAGTGGTGGACCTGGGGCTACTGGTCCTCACCAATGATGTATGGACAGAATGCCCTAGTGGTAAATGAGATGCTTGCTCCAAGATGGAATAAA AGCATTAATGGCAACCTGATTTTGGGTCTTGAAGTACTCAAAAGCCGCCAAATATTTCAGAGAGGCTACTGGTATTGGATAGGGGCTGCTGCTTTGTTGGGGTTTATATTGGTCTTCAATATTTTATACACAATGGTCCTTACATACATAAATC CTCCCGGGAAACCTCAGCCTGTTTTGTCTAGAGAAAGCATTGCCAAACAGCAAGGTGCCCAGTATGACAATATGGCACATAAAGAACCCCAAGTGTTTTCATCATGGGCCAAGGATAAAAAATTGGAGCACTTCTCGTCAAAAGACTCAGAAAGTAATGCAA CAGGTAAAACAGATTTAGAAGCAGCAGCATCAGGTTCTCCAAAGCAAGGGATGATTCTTCCGTTCAAACCATTAACAATGTCTTTTAGTGATGTCAACTACTTTGTTGACATGCCTCAG GAAATGACTCAACAAGGTGTGACTGATAAAAGACTTCAGCTGCTGCAAGACGTGACTGGAGTGTTTAGACCAGGCGTTCTTACAGCTTTGATGGGAATTAGTGGGGCTGGAAAGACGACACTTATGGATGTATTGGCTGGAAGGAAGACCAGTGGATATATTGAAGGGGACATAAGAATCTCTGGATTTCCTAAAAGGCAAGAGACCTTTGCCCGGATTTCTGGTTATTGtgaacagaatgatatacattctCCACAGCTAACTGTGAGAGAGTCCTTGATATTCTCTGCATTTATACGTCTTCCTAGGGAGGTTGATAAGATGACCAAACTT ACCTTTGTGGAAGAGATCATGCAACTGGTAGAGTTGGATGACTTAAGAGATGCATTAGTTGGTTTGCCTGGTGTAACTGGTTTGTCAACAGAACAGAGAAAACGCTTAACAATTGCCATAGAGCTTGTTGCGAATCCATCTATTATTTTCATGGATGAACCAACTTCAGGACTAGATGCCAGAGCAGCAGCAATTGTGATGCGAACTGTGCGTAACACTGTTAATACAGGAAGAACTGTTGTCTGTACAATCCACCAACCAAGCATTGATATATTTGAATCATTTGATGAG CTTCTGTTAATGAAAAGAGGAGGCCAAATCATTTTTGCAGGAACCTTAGGTCAGAACAGTCACAAGATCATTGAATATTTTGAG TCTGTCCCAGGAATACCCAAGATAAAGTATAAATGCAATCCAGCAACATGGATGCTTGAAGTTAGCTCTGCTGCATCTGAACTTCGCTTGGGAATAGACTTTGCAGAGCACTACAAGAACTCATGTCTCTATGA AAGTGCAGGAAAAACAAAGCATTGA
- the LOC131050466 gene encoding ABC transporter G family member 42 isoform X6, with protein sequence MGTSVARNVSLRSSSRRNNRGIADAFIRSTEDSVEDDEQNLMWAAIEKLPTYNRLRTSILFQSDTQNGHVDAIVAGKTQIPKEVDVRKLEPMERKMFIEKVLQVTEEDNEKFLKKLRARIDKVGIEIPTIEVRFENLSVQGKCFVGGRALPTLWNSAKNFIEALLGSIGLSPTKKVDLQILKDVTGIIKPSRLTLLLGPPSSGKTTLLLSLANKVAKDLKVKGSITYNGHGLDEFVPQKTSAYISQNDLHVGLMTVRETLDFSARCQGVGSRYELLSEVARREKEGGIFPEPEVDLFMKATAMGGVRSSLQTDYTLKMLGLDNCGDTMIGDQMLRGISGGERKRVTTGEMIVGPTRALFMDEISTGLDTTTAYQIVKCLQQICSHMDATILMSLLQPAPEIYELFDDIILLSEGQIVYHGPREHVLEFFDTCGFQCPERKSPADFLQEVTSAKDQQQYWANKTTPYRFVSVKEFANMFKTFHVGSYLSNELSIPYDKQKNHKAALVLNRHSVPKTEIFKACFEREWLLFKRNSFFYIFKTVQIIFMAVVATTVFLRTRMRQRNEDDGSLYLGALFFSLLVNMFNGAAELSYTLSRLPMFFKQRDLLLFPAWAYTIPTLLLSIPISVVEGFSWVIVTYYGIGFSPEASRFFRQFLILTLVNQMSASLFRLLAAICRTKPVSNSLSNFALLSIFMLGGFVIPREKIPKWWTWGYWSSPMMYGQNALVVNEMLAPRWNKSINGNLILGLEVLKSRQIFQRGYWYWIGAAALLGFILVFNILYTMVLTYINPPGKPQPVLSRESIAKQQGAQYDNMAHKEPQVFSSWAKDKKLEHFSSKDSESNATGKTDLEAAASGSPKQGMILPFKPLTMSFSDVNYFVDMPQEMTQQGVTDKRLQLLQDVTGVFRPGVLTALMGISGAGKTTLMDVLAGRKTSGYIEGDIRISGFPKRQETFARISGYCEQNDIHSPQLTVRESLIFSAFIRLPREVDKMTKLTFVEEIMQLVELDDLRDALVGLPGVTGLSTEQRKRLTIAIELVANPSIIFMDEPTSGLDARAAAIVMRTVRNTVNTGRTVVCTIHQPSIDIFESFDELLLMKRGGQIIFAGTLGQNSHKIIEYFESVPGIPKIKYKCNPATWMLEVSSAASELRLGIDFAEHYKNSCLYDAGKTKH encoded by the exons ATGGGAACCTCAGTAGCTAGAAATGTAAGCTTGAGAAGTTCCAGTAGAAGGAACAATAGAGGAATTGCAGATGCTTTTATCAGATCAACAGAAGATAGtgtggaggatgatgaacaaaaTCTAATGTGGGCAGCTATTGAGAAGCTGCCTACATATAATAGGCTAAGGACCAGTATCCTGTTTCAGAGTGATACCCAAAATGGTCATGTTGATGCTATAGTAGCAGGCAAAACCCAGATTCCAAAGGAAGTAGATGTTAGAAAGTTGGAACCAATGGAACGAAAAATGTTTATTGAGAAAGTCCTCCAAGTGACCGAAGAAGATAATGAAAAGTTCCTGAAAAAGCTTAGAGCTCGTATTGATAA AGTAGGTATAGAGATTCCAACTATAGAAGTTCGTTTTGAAAATTTATCTGTACAGGGGAAGTGTTTTGTTGGCGGAAGAGCACTCCCTACACTTTGGAACTCTGCCAAGAACTTCATAGAG GCATTGCTCGGATCCATTGGATTGTCACCAACAAAGAAAGTTGACCTTCAGATCCTTAAAGATGTCACTGGTATAATCAAGCCTTCTAG ACTGACTTTATTGTTAGGACCACCAAGCTCTGGGAAGACCACTCTGCTTTTATCTTTGGCTAATAAAGTGGCAAAGGACCTGAAG GTGAAAGGATCTATTACTTACAATGGGCATGGACTGGATGAGTTTGTTCCTCAGAAGACATCTGCATATATAAGTCAGAACGACTTGCATGTAGGATTGATGACTGTTCGTGAAACATTGGATTTCTCTGCAAGATGTCAAGGTGTTGGCAGTAGATATG AGCTGCTGTCTGAAGTTGCtagaagagagaaagaaggtgGAATTTTCCCAGAGCCTGAAGTTGACCTCTTCATGAAG GCAACAGCCATGGGAGGTGTCCGCAGTAGCCTCCAGACTGATTACACTCTCAAG ATGTTGGGTTTAGATAACTGTGGGGATACAATGATCGGAGATCAAATGCTAAGAGGAATTTCAGGTGGAGAAAGAAAGCGTGTTACAACTG GGGAAATGATTGTTGGGCCAACAAGAGCTCTTTTCATGGATGAGATTTCAACCGGACTAGACACAACTACAGCTTACCAAATAGTAAAATGCCTGCAGCAAATCTGTTCCCATATGGATGCAACAATTCTTATGTCTTTGCTCCAACCTGCACCTGAAATATATGAATTGTTTGATGACATTATACTACTTTCAGAGGGACAAATTGTCTATCATGGACCCAGAGAGCATGTACTTGAATTTTTTGACACCTGTGGATTCCAATGCCCTGAGAGGAAGAGCCCAGCAGATTTCTTACAGGAG GTGACTTCAGCGAAAGATCAACAGCAGTATTGGGCTAACAAGACGACACCGTATCGCTTTGTCTCTGTTAAGGAATTTGCAAATATGTTCAAAACTTTTCATGTGGGTTCCTATCTTTCCAATGAATTATCAATACCATACGACAAACAAAAAAACCACAAAGCAGCTTTGGTACTTAATAGACACTCTGTCCCCAAAACAGAGATCTTTAAGGCCTGCTTTGAAAGAGAATGGCTTCTTTTCAAGCGTAATTCCTTCTTCTATATCTTCAAGACTGTACAG attatttttaTGGCAGTAGTAGCAACTACAGTATTCCTGAGAACCCGCATGCGTCAGAGAAATGAGGATGATGGCAGTTTGTATCTTGGAGCTCTGTTTTTTAGTCTCCTTGTCAACATGTTCAATGGAGCTGCAGAACTATCATACACACTAAGCAGGTTACCTATGTTCTTTAAGCAGCGAGACCTTCTCCTATTTCCTGCATGGGCTTATACTATTCCAACCTTATTGTTGAGCATTCCTATCTCAGTTGTGGAGGGATTTTCTTGGGTTATTGTAACTTACTATGGAATAGGATTTTCTCCTGAAGCCAGCAG GTTTTTCAGGCAATTCCTTATACTTACTCTTGTAAATCAGATGTCAGCTTCTCTGTTTCGGTTACTGGCAGCAATTTGCAGGACAAAACCAGTATCCAATAGTTTATCAAATTTTGCCTTGTTATCTATTTTCATGCTTGGAGGCTTTGTTATTCCTCGAG AGAAGATTCCCAAGTGGTGGACCTGGGGCTACTGGTCCTCACCAATGATGTATGGACAGAATGCCCTAGTGGTAAATGAGATGCTTGCTCCAAGATGGAATAAA AGCATTAATGGCAACCTGATTTTGGGTCTTGAAGTACTCAAAAGCCGCCAAATATTTCAGAGAGGCTACTGGTATTGGATAGGGGCTGCTGCTTTGTTGGGGTTTATATTGGTCTTCAATATTTTATACACAATGGTCCTTACATACATAAATC CTCCCGGGAAACCTCAGCCTGTTTTGTCTAGAGAAAGCATTGCCAAACAGCAAGGTGCCCAGTATGACAATATGGCACATAAAGAACCCCAAGTGTTTTCATCATGGGCCAAGGATAAAAAATTGGAGCACTTCTCGTCAAAAGACTCAGAAAGTAATGCAA CAGGTAAAACAGATTTAGAAGCAGCAGCATCAGGTTCTCCAAAGCAAGGGATGATTCTTCCGTTCAAACCATTAACAATGTCTTTTAGTGATGTCAACTACTTTGTTGACATGCCTCAG GAAATGACTCAACAAGGTGTGACTGATAAAAGACTTCAGCTGCTGCAAGACGTGACTGGAGTGTTTAGACCAGGCGTTCTTACAGCTTTGATGGGAATTAGTGGGGCTGGAAAGACGACACTTATGGATGTATTGGCTGGAAGGAAGACCAGTGGATATATTGAAGGGGACATAAGAATCTCTGGATTTCCTAAAAGGCAAGAGACCTTTGCCCGGATTTCTGGTTATTGtgaacagaatgatatacattctCCACAGCTAACTGTGAGAGAGTCCTTGATATTCTCTGCATTTATACGTCTTCCTAGGGAGGTTGATAAGATGACCAAACTT ACCTTTGTGGAAGAGATCATGCAACTGGTAGAGTTGGATGACTTAAGAGATGCATTAGTTGGTTTGCCTGGTGTAACTGGTTTGTCAACAGAACAGAGAAAACGCTTAACAATTGCCATAGAGCTTGTTGCGAATCCATCTATTATTTTCATGGATGAACCAACTTCAGGACTAGATGCCAGAGCAGCAGCAATTGTGATGCGAACTGTGCGTAACACTGTTAATACAGGAAGAACTGTTGTCTGTACAATCCACCAACCAAGCATTGATATATTTGAATCATTTGATGAG CTTCTGTTAATGAAAAGAGGAGGCCAAATCATTTTTGCAGGAACCTTAGGTCAGAACAGTCACAAGATCATTGAATATTTTGAG TCTGTCCCAGGAATACCCAAGATAAAGTATAAATGCAATCCAGCAACATGGATGCTTGAAGTTAGCTCTGCTGCATCTGAACTTCGCTTGGGAATAGACTTTGCAGAGCACTACAAGAACTCATGTCTCTATGA TGCAGGAAAAACAAAGCATTGA